A section of the Dehalobacter sp. DCM genome encodes:
- a CDS encoding 4Fe-4S dicluster domain-containing protein gives MSESTFMGVPRDRIDWSPRIDYTKCNYCMECVEFCPHQVLEVNMDAEKKLIVKNPNNCVIFCRACSKTCGLDAIDFPNKNETTAHIKEIRKEAGGNE, from the coding sequence ATGAGTGAATCCACTTTTATGGGCGTTCCCAGAGACAGGATTGACTGGAGCCCACGAATCGATTACACAAAGTGCAATTACTGTATGGAATGCGTAGAATTCTGTCCGCATCAGGTGCTTGAAGTCAATATGGACGCTGAAAAAAAGCTGATCGTGAAAAATCCGAACAATTGTGTTATCTTCTGCCGGGCCTGCAGTAAGACGTGCGGCCTTGACGCGATCGATTTCCCCAACAAGAATGAAACAACCGCACATATCAAGGAAATCAGAAAGGAAGCTGGCGGAAATGAGTAA
- a CDS encoding putative zinc-binding protein — MSKSYAILPCNGLDKPAGCLSKELALQIKEQTESSEIICPTFVRVSDAPYRKILDEKELLVIDGCGTRCAGKLAAEKGWKIAAKVNVSDESKKYGISLGTSLRVEEDGLRLCGQIINNLLQEQTTPESNTGAASGEGVADAWFPQSLAYETYHKDKFIFRLPKNENFYFNENDCWAYVSGHKARIGVTDFVQKSLSDIMFFTPPGLGITVEQFEDAGSIESGKAVYEIICPVSGKFTAVNYELLDHPEYINENPYEKGWIAEVELSDFPSDQELLLQFDGYFEVMKRKVDEFHV, encoded by the coding sequence ATGAGTAAGTCCTATGCCATTCTGCCCTGTAATGGGCTGGATAAACCTGCCGGCTGTCTATCGAAAGAATTGGCGCTGCAAATTAAGGAACAAACAGAGAGCAGCGAAATCATCTGCCCGACCTTTGTCCGGGTATCCGATGCGCCGTATAGAAAAATATTGGATGAAAAAGAGCTTTTGGTTATCGACGGCTGTGGCACACGCTGTGCAGGAAAACTTGCAGCAGAAAAAGGCTGGAAAATAGCAGCGAAGGTAAATGTCTCAGATGAGAGTAAAAAATACGGCATATCCCTGGGAACTTCTTTGCGGGTAGAAGAAGACGGTCTCCGGTTATGTGGTCAGATCATTAACAATTTGCTGCAAGAACAAACAACTCCGGAATCAAATACAGGCGCTGCTTCGGGTGAGGGAGTAGCTGACGCGTGGTTCCCCCAGAGTTTGGCTTATGAAACCTACCATAAAGATAAATTCATTTTCCGGCTTCCTAAAAATGAAAATTTTTACTTCAATGAAAACGACTGTTGGGCCTATGTTTCCGGTCATAAAGCCCGTATCGGCGTCACGGATTTTGTCCAAAAAAGTCTGTCCGATATCATGTTCTTTACGCCTCCCGGACTGGGTATAACCGTGGAACAATTTGAGGATGCCGGTTCAATTGAATCCGGTAAAGCGGTTTATGAAATCATTTGCCCTGTTTCCGGTAAATTTACAGCTGTCAATTATGAATTGCTGGATCACCCAGAATACATTAATGAAAACCCCTATGAAAAAGGTTGGATCGCAGAGGTTGAACTTTCAGATTTCCCCAGTGACCAGGAACTCTTACTCCAATTTGACGGCTATTTTGAAGTGATGAAAAGAAAGGTAGATGAATTTCATGTCTGA
- a CDS encoding putative zinc-binding protein — MSEKVKVVPCSGIGKVHGLLARELALKVANELCAEITETPCLAYIVTEDPEIKEKIARGKCVTIDGCPKMCAAKSVAHAGGDIAEEIKIIEILKNYRGVQPGNATALNDDGWKIVDEAALKVAARVQQVYEGEV; from the coding sequence ATGTCTGAAAAAGTGAAAGTCGTTCCCTGTAGTGGGATCGGCAAAGTTCACGGTTTACTCGCCAGAGAGCTTGCCTTAAAGGTGGCCAATGAACTGTGCGCGGAAATTACGGAGACGCCCTGTCTGGCGTACATTGTAACCGAGGATCCGGAGATCAAGGAGAAGATCGCCCGAGGCAAATGTGTCACAATTGACGGCTGTCCTAAAATGTGTGCAGCCAAAAGCGTTGCCCATGCCGGAGGGGATATTGCGGAAGAAATCAAGATCATTGAAATACTGAAGAACTATCGCGGCGTGCAGCCTGGCAATGCCACCGCACTCAATGACGATGGCTGGAAAATTGTCGACGAAGCGGCGCTCAAGGTGGCAGCGCGTGTGCAACAAGTTTATGAAGGTGAGGTATGA